The Rhizobium favelukesii genome window below encodes:
- a CDS encoding VWA domain-containing protein, with product MAYGLLEERDAGGLLGMIFGQKRETFGEETRSGTPAINYFLTDGANSDHDAAWRVLSEAEHAESQIYYVMVGIGDEDFRFLRDAATAFPNVGFVSAKDLGKFVGSDDAYEKLLPAELCSWLKHEHEGEDDHH from the coding sequence ATGGCCTACGGTCTGCTTGAGGAACGCGACGCCGGCGGGTTGCTCGGAATGATCTTCGGGCAGAAACGGGAGACGTTCGGCGAAGAAACCCGGTCGGGCACGCCTGCAATCAACTATTTCCTGACCGATGGCGCCAATTCCGATCATGACGCGGCGTGGCGGGTTCTCTCGGAGGCGGAACACGCAGAATCTCAGATCTACTACGTGATGGTCGGCATTGGCGACGAGGACTTCAGGTTCCTGCGGGACGCCGCGACGGCGTTTCCAAACGTCGGCTTCGTAAGTGCGAAGGATCTCGGGAAGTTCGTGGGGAGCGACGACGCCTACGAGAAGCTCCTTCCTGCCGAGCTGTGCTCGTGGCTGAAACACGAGCACGAGGGCGAAGACGACCATCACTAA
- a CDS encoding ImuA family protein produces the protein MTAARQRVISELRERIASVEGVSARMAGCLSFGVPEIDAVLPGGGLAHGALHEFAGGGSGTVDGAAAALCAAGIAARTKGPIVWCLTRPDLFFPALAEVGLHADRVIFVESDREEDVLANMEEGLSFGGLGAVVGELVRLPMISSRRLQLAAERTGTMALAVRRWRRQTEANDFGQPTASTTRWRVSVMPSEELPVPGVGRAQWLLELMRVKAGECAEFLVRACDDKGRLDLSSGSADGSHSSRRSVYSA, from the coding sequence ATGACTGCTGCCCGTCAAAGGGTGATCTCTGAACTGCGCGAGCGGATTGCATCGGTGGAAGGCGTGTCAGCCAGAATGGCTGGCTGTCTCTCCTTCGGCGTGCCGGAGATCGATGCGGTCTTGCCCGGAGGTGGTCTGGCCCATGGCGCCCTGCACGAGTTTGCAGGCGGCGGGTCGGGCACGGTGGATGGTGCGGCAGCGGCGCTCTGTGCCGCAGGCATCGCGGCCCGCACCAAAGGCCCGATCGTCTGGTGCCTGACGCGCCCCGATCTGTTCTTTCCTGCGCTCGCTGAGGTCGGCCTCCATGCCGATCGGGTGATCTTTGTCGAATCCGACAGGGAGGAGGACGTTCTGGCAAACATGGAGGAAGGGCTGTCCTTTGGCGGGCTCGGCGCAGTCGTCGGTGAACTCGTTCGCCTGCCGATGATCAGCTCGCGCCGGCTGCAGCTGGCGGCTGAGCGAACGGGCACGATGGCGCTTGCCGTCCGGCGTTGGCGGCGACAGACGGAGGCCAATGACTTCGGGCAGCCGACGGCATCGACCACGCGGTGGCGGGTGAGCGTCATGCCGTCGGAGGAATTGCCAGTGCCGGGTGTGGGGAGAGCCCAATGGTTGCTGGAATTGATGCGCGTGAAGGCGGGTGAATGTGCTGAGTTTCTCGTGAGGGCGTGCGATGACAAGGGTCGTCTCGATCTATCTTCCGGATCTGCCGACGGATCGCATTCGTCGCGCCGATCCGTCTATTCCGCCTGA
- a CDS encoding class I SAM-dependent methyltransferase — MTDKAHHEVAARWNQNADQWTDDVRNGYDVYRDLFTFPAFVEFLPDITGLDVIDFGCGEGTNTRHFAKMGAKVTGIDISQGLIEHARQAEIADPVGVKYKVGSYSSETGLPASSFDAVVSTMALMDGPDFQGAMNEAYRLVRPGGFIAFSVLHPCFITPGLQWQKDEHGKTTGLCVARYFSKEVFTENWKFGNRPKDENIVPFSVPRFPRTIGDYLNAVAFAGFRLTRIGEPQPTEDACKIVPRFSRWRDLGAFLLLVMAERPK, encoded by the coding sequence ATGACCGACAAAGCACACCATGAAGTCGCCGCTCGCTGGAACCAAAACGCCGACCAATGGACCGATGACGTGCGCAACGGCTACGACGTGTATCGCGACTTGTTCACGTTTCCGGCTTTCGTGGAATTTCTGCCAGATATTACTGGCCTGGACGTTATCGATTTTGGATGCGGTGAAGGCACCAATACCCGACACTTCGCGAAAATGGGCGCTAAGGTGACGGGCATCGATATTTCGCAGGGCTTAATCGAGCATGCCCGGCAGGCGGAGATCGCAGACCCAGTCGGCGTAAAGTATAAAGTTGGGTCGTATAGTTCAGAAACCGGACTGCCTGCCTCTTCCTTTGATGCAGTCGTCTCAACTATGGCGTTAATGGACGGCCCTGATTTTCAAGGCGCTATGAATGAAGCCTACCGCCTGGTCCGTCCGGGCGGGTTCATCGCGTTCAGCGTCCTGCACCCGTGTTTCATTACGCCCGGCTTGCAATGGCAGAAAGATGAGCATGGTAAGACGACCGGTCTGTGTGTTGCTCGCTATTTCAGCAAAGAAGTTTTTACAGAGAACTGGAAGTTCGGAAATCGCCCCAAAGATGAGAATATCGTGCCATTCTCCGTTCCTCGCTTTCCAAGAACAATCGGAGACTATCTCAACGCAGTGGCGTTTGCCGGCTTTCGCTTAACGCGCATCGGAGAGCCTCAACCCACGGAGGACGCTTGTAAGATAGTGCCACGATTCAGCAGGTGGCGCGATCTCGGGGCTTTCCTGCTGCTGGTTATGGCAGAGCGTCCGAAATAA
- a CDS encoding Y-family DNA polymerase gives MTRVVSIYLPDLPTDRIRRADPSIPPEQAIAVIARSGSKRWVSAADAAARKAGVHVGMPAAKAQALFRGLMLVDADPAMDAAALERITLWALTLYSPIVAVDGIDGIVMDTEGADHLQGGELPMVTKIANQFLAKKLTPRVAIADTWGAAHACARAISRETVIVPSGETVRAVERLPISLLRLPGKVVSDLRTLGFQTIGELANTPRAPLTLRFGPEIGRRLDQIFGRICEPINPIRTAELVEVSRAFAEPIGAAETINKYVGRLVVQLIEELQRRGLGVRRADLIVEKVDGSRQAIRAGTVKPVRDVAWLTKLFRDRTEKIEPGFGIEKLTLVAVMAEPLEERQKSSSLVEEEVKDVTPLIDIYGNRGQRVYRVAPVASDVPERSVQRISPAADPVEVTWVSHWRRPVRLLARPELIEAIALLPDRPPVSITWRGKRRKVKRADGPERIFGEWWRRDAEMEAVRDYFVIEDEAGERLWVFRSGDGIDPETGSHRWFVHGIFA, from the coding sequence ATGACAAGGGTCGTCTCGATCTATCTTCCGGATCTGCCGACGGATCGCATTCGTCGCGCCGATCCGTCTATTCCGCCTGAACAGGCGATTGCCGTGATCGCGAGAAGCGGCTCCAAACGCTGGGTGTCGGCCGCCGACGCGGCCGCCAGAAAAGCCGGCGTTCATGTCGGCATGCCGGCGGCCAAAGCACAGGCGCTGTTTCGCGGCCTGATGCTGGTCGATGCGGATCCTGCAATGGATGCCGCAGCACTCGAACGCATTACGCTCTGGGCGCTGACGCTCTATTCGCCGATCGTCGCGGTCGATGGGATTGATGGGATCGTCATGGACACAGAGGGTGCCGATCACCTGCAAGGCGGCGAGCTGCCGATGGTGACGAAGATCGCCAATCAGTTCCTGGCAAAAAAACTCACGCCCCGTGTCGCGATCGCCGACACCTGGGGAGCAGCACACGCCTGCGCCCGCGCCATCAGCCGCGAAACGGTGATCGTGCCTTCAGGTGAGACCGTCCGCGCCGTCGAAAGACTGCCGATATCGTTGCTGCGCCTTCCCGGGAAAGTCGTCAGCGATCTGCGCACGCTTGGTTTCCAGACAATCGGCGAATTGGCCAACACGCCGCGCGCGCCGCTGACGCTTCGTTTCGGTCCGGAGATTGGCCGGCGGCTCGACCAGATATTCGGCCGCATCTGCGAACCCATCAATCCGATCCGCACCGCCGAGCTCGTCGAGGTGAGCCGCGCCTTTGCCGAACCGATCGGTGCTGCCGAAACCATCAACAAATATGTCGGCCGGCTGGTCGTGCAACTGATCGAGGAGCTCCAAAGGCGTGGCCTTGGCGTCCGCCGCGCCGACCTGATCGTCGAAAAGGTTGACGGTTCGCGGCAGGCGATCCGCGCCGGCACGGTGAAGCCGGTGCGCGATGTCGCCTGGCTGACGAAGCTGTTTCGCGACCGGACGGAAAAGATCGAGCCCGGTTTCGGGATCGAGAAGCTGACCCTAGTTGCGGTCATGGCTGAGCCGCTGGAGGAGCGCCAGAAATCCTCCTCGCTGGTCGAGGAGGAAGTGAAGGACGTGACGCCGCTGATCGATATCTACGGCAACCGTGGGCAACGTGTTTATCGGGTGGCACCGGTTGCCTCCGACGTGCCCGAGCGCTCCGTCCAGCGCATCAGTCCTGCTGCCGATCCGGTCGAGGTCACGTGGGTCAGCCATTGGCGCCGGCCGGTCCGGCTGCTGGCCCGTCCGGAGCTGATCGAGGCCATCGCCTTGCTGCCGGACCGGCCGCCGGTCTCGATCACCTGGCGCGGCAAGCGGCGGAAGGTCAAGCGCGCCGACGGTCCGGAACGGATCTTTGGCGAGTGGTGGCGGCGCGACGCGGAGATGGAGGCGGTGCGGGATTATTTCGTCATCGAAGACGAGGCTGGCGAGCGTCTCTGGGTGTTTCGCTCCGGTGATGGCATCGATCCCGAAACCGGAAGCCATCGCTGGTTCGTGCATGGGATCTTCGCATGA
- the ligD gene encoding non-homologous end-joining DNA ligase translates to MPKPPRSKPLLRDTEAPIRSRPRGKRNPAQPQLLFDPMPERVEPALAQLKSHPPKGNEWSWELKWDGYRLAVHIEPQGIRILTRGGHDWTHRFPAIEQAARALGPATMIIDGEAVVLDEDGRPDFGLLQQSLGASGKQAGNRASEAVLYAFDLVYLDGHDLRGVEYRSRRHLLEDTLNAPGNDQVGAIRLSETLDAEPAVLLEHVCRVGLEGIVGKHLDRPYRSGRTGDWVKVKCIQSEAFFIVGYERSAASLAGFGSLVLAAYRGDELVHVGSVGTGFKEVEAIRLRKMLDTLRWKRKQPPLPYSGSADVVWVEPTLIAEIEFRAWTTDGKLRHPSYKGLRERQDNADVFRLD, encoded by the coding sequence ATGCCGAAGCCTCCGAGATCAAAACCCCTCCTTCGCGACACCGAGGCCCCGATCCGTTCCCGGCCGCGCGGCAAGCGCAATCCAGCTCAACCACAGCTGCTGTTCGATCCAATGCCCGAGCGTGTCGAGCCTGCGCTGGCGCAACTGAAGTCCCATCCCCCAAAGGGAAACGAGTGGAGCTGGGAGCTGAAATGGGATGGCTATCGCCTCGCCGTTCATATCGAGCCGCAGGGGATCCGGATCCTCACGCGTGGCGGCCATGACTGGACGCATCGGTTTCCGGCAATAGAGCAGGCCGCCCGAGCGCTCGGGCCGGCGACGATGATCATCGATGGCGAAGCCGTCGTGCTCGACGAAGACGGGCGGCCGGATTTCGGGCTACTGCAGCAATCGCTGGGCGCATCCGGTAAACAGGCTGGCAACCGTGCCTCCGAAGCCGTCCTCTACGCTTTCGATCTTGTTTATCTGGACGGGCATGATCTGCGCGGTGTCGAATACCGTTCGCGCCGACACCTTCTCGAGGACACGTTAAACGCCCCAGGGAATGACCAGGTCGGCGCCATTCGACTATCTGAAACACTCGATGCCGAACCAGCTGTCCTGCTGGAGCATGTCTGCCGCGTCGGCCTGGAAGGTATCGTCGGCAAGCACCTCGACCGGCCCTATCGCTCGGGCCGGACCGGCGATTGGGTAAAGGTCAAATGCATCCAGAGCGAGGCCTTCTTCATCGTCGGCTATGAGAGGTCGGCAGCATCCCTTGCCGGCTTCGGCTCGTTGGTGCTCGCCGCGTATCGTGGTGATGAGCTCGTCCACGTCGGAAGCGTCGGCACGGGATTCAAAGAAGTCGAGGCGATCAGGCTGCGAAAGATGCTGGACACGCTGCGATGGAAGCGAAAGCAACCGCCCCTGCCCTATTCCGGAAGTGCAGATGTTGTCTGGGTCGAACCGACCTTGATTGCCGAGATCGAGTTTCGCGCCTGGACGACAGACGGGAAACTCCGTCATCCGTCCTACAAAGGCCTGCGAGAACGCCAGGACAATGCCGACGTCTTCCGGCTCGACTAG
- a CDS encoding recombinase family protein translates to MGQRAAIYCRVSTADQSCERQERDLATFADRAGYDVAAVFKETGSGAKLDRAERRKVMALAQARKIDAVLVTELSRWGRSTVDLLNTLRELEGWKVSVIAMNGMAFDLSSPHGRMLATLLSGIAEFERDLISERVKSGLAAAKARGKVLGRQTGERPKSDRLAPKVMALIAEGRSYRWIARDLSISKNTVADVVQRNRIDVKTPEEA, encoded by the coding sequence TTGGGACAGCGCGCCGCAATTTATTGCCGTGTTTCGACTGCCGATCAGTCATGCGAACGACAGGAGCGTGACTTGGCTACATTCGCAGATCGTGCCGGCTACGACGTGGCAGCGGTTTTCAAGGAGACAGGCTCAGGCGCAAAGCTCGACCGTGCCGAACGACGCAAAGTCATGGCGCTGGCGCAAGCTCGGAAGATCGACGCGGTGCTTGTTACCGAACTTTCGCGCTGGGGCCGCTCCACGGTCGACCTGCTTAACACGTTGCGCGAGTTGGAGGGGTGGAAGGTGTCGGTGATCGCCATGAACGGAATGGCGTTTGATCTGTCCTCGCCACATGGCCGCATGCTGGCGACATTGCTCTCGGGCATTGCCGAGTTCGAGCGTGACCTCATCAGTGAGCGGGTTAAGTCCGGGCTCGCCGCTGCTAAGGCGCGAGGTAAAGTGCTCGGTCGTCAGACCGGAGAGCGTCCCAAGTCAGATCGGCTTGCGCCGAAGGTAATGGCTTTGATTGCTGAAGGCCGTAGCTATCGCTGGATCGCGCGCGATCTCAGCATCAGCAAAAATACCGTCGCTGACGTTGTTCAGCGCAACCGCATCGACGTTAAAACACCTGAGGAAGCATAG
- a CDS encoding glycosyltransferase: MRAGLSSKDGHIRIDIGVCTYRRPELEKTLHSLAMLDVPANVDLRIIVADNDSAPSAAATVDGLRVSLPYEIAYVHCPSSNISIARNACLENARGDFLAFIDDDETASPGWIENLLRTAQATTADAVLGPVKATYRPDAPRWMKRGDFHSTFPVWVAGEIITGYTCNVLLRLDTPSLAGRRFNLALGRSGGEDTEFFTHMHKVGGKIAYAAGAWVEEPVPPGRAAFSWLAKRKFRFGQTHGRLIGNQATAMRKAKQLGLAMAKSGFCALVALLFLFSPVRRNRYALRACLHIGVVVGLLGVREIEQYGAVEVRSS, translated from the coding sequence ATGAGAGCCGGCCTGAGCAGCAAAGACGGTCACATCCGCATCGATATTGGCGTGTGCACCTATCGGCGACCGGAGCTGGAAAAAACCCTGCATTCGCTGGCCATGCTTGATGTCCCGGCGAATGTCGACTTGCGGATCATCGTTGCCGACAATGACAGCGCACCCAGTGCCGCGGCAACGGTGGATGGCCTGAGGGTATCGCTCCCGTACGAGATCGCCTATGTCCATTGCCCCTCGTCCAACATCTCGATTGCGCGCAATGCCTGCCTCGAAAATGCCAGGGGGGATTTTCTTGCCTTCATCGACGACGACGAGACGGCCAGCCCCGGCTGGATCGAAAATCTCCTGAGAACGGCGCAGGCGACGACGGCCGACGCTGTGCTGGGACCGGTGAAAGCCACTTATCGCCCGGATGCGCCGCGCTGGATGAAGCGCGGTGATTTCCATTCGACGTTTCCTGTCTGGGTCGCGGGAGAGATCATCACGGGATATACGTGCAACGTGTTGCTGCGCCTCGACACTCCCTCGCTTGCCGGCCGTCGCTTCAATCTGGCGCTTGGCCGCAGCGGCGGCGAAGATACCGAATTCTTCACGCACATGCACAAGGTTGGCGGCAAGATCGCCTATGCCGCCGGAGCCTGGGTCGAGGAACCCGTGCCGCCTGGGCGGGCAGCCTTTTCATGGCTCGCCAAACGGAAGTTCCGGTTCGGACAGACACATGGCCGCCTGATTGGCAACCAGGCAACGGCCATGCGCAAGGCAAAGCAACTGGGCCTGGCCATGGCAAAATCCGGCTTTTGTGCCTTGGTAGCCCTCCTCTTCCTGTTTTCACCGGTGCGGCGAAACAGATATGCGCTGCGCGCCTGCCTGCATATCGGCGTCGTCGTCGGCCTTCTCGGGGTGCGCGAAATCGAACAATATGGCGCAGTGGAGGTGAGGTCATCGTGA
- a CDS encoding Tn3 family transposase has translation MPRRHILTERQRSALFDLPIDELSLLRHYTLSDDDLGHIQERRRPENRLGFALQLCALRYPGRALAPGEVIPPDVLSFIGAQLGVPADALLTYAARRQTRQEHMEGLREIYGYKTFAGRGARDLRDWLFHQAEDARSNEDLAQRLVARCRETLTILPAVSTIERLCADALVAAERRIETRIAEKLDNNARERLDGLLTEVLDANVSRFIWLRQFEVGNNSAAANRLLDRLELLRGLTLDPQLLAGIPPHRVARLRRQGERYFTDGLRDISSDRRWAILAVCAVEWEAAIADTVVETHDRIVGKTWREAKRLHEERIADSKATVTDTLHAFTTLGTSLLEARNDGVPLEMAVAKSAEWGRLEQLVAAGAQLSNTLADDPLAHVGQGYHRFRRYAPRMLRCLKFKAASVAQPLITAAKAIGEMQASPSATDSFLRPNSKWHRHLRAQDQGDNRLREVAVLFHLRDAFRSGDIWLDHSRRYGDLKQVLVPMIAAQANTRLAVPLDPQVWLTDRKARLADGLKRLARAARDGTIPRGSIEDGTLRIDRLTADVPDSAEELILDLYHRMPPVRITDILLEVDAALGFTEAFTHLRTGVPCGDQVGLLNVLLAEGLNLGLRKMAEATNTHDYWQLSRLARWHVESDAMDQALAIVVAAQAKLPMSRFWGLGTTASSDGQFFPSARQGEAMNMVNAKYGNEPGLKAYTHVNDQFAPFASQTIPATVSEAPYILDGLLMNEAGRQVGEQYADTAGFTDHLFGTSSMLGYRLVLRIRDLPSKRLYVFNPAGTPKDLRKLVGGKIREELIIANWPDLFRCAATMASGKIKPSQLLRKLASYPRQNDLAVALREVGRVERTLFIIEWILDTDMQRRAQIGLNKGEAHHALKNALRIGRQGEIRDRTTEGQHYRIAGLNLLTAIIIYWNTLHLGHAIAERRNEGLDVPPELLAHISPLGWAHILLTGEYLWPNGETA, from the coding sequence ATGCCAAGGCGACATATTCTCACCGAGCGACAGCGCTCGGCACTCTTCGATCTGCCAATCGATGAATTGTCGCTGCTTCGGCACTACACACTGAGCGACGACGATCTTGGACACATCCAGGAACGCCGCAGGCCGGAGAACAGGCTTGGGTTCGCCCTGCAGCTTTGCGCGTTGCGATATCCAGGGCGCGCGCTGGCTCCGGGCGAGGTGATCCCGCCTGATGTCCTGTCGTTCATCGGGGCTCAGCTCGGCGTCCCAGCCGATGCGCTTCTTACCTATGCTGCCCGGCGGCAGACCCGCCAGGAGCATATGGAGGGGTTGCGCGAGATCTATGGCTATAAGACCTTCGCGGGTCGTGGTGCCCGTGATCTGCGGGACTGGCTTTTCCATCAGGCTGAAGACGCCCGCTCGAACGAAGATCTTGCTCAGCGCCTGGTCGCACGTTGTCGTGAAACTCTGACGATCTTGCCAGCGGTATCGACGATCGAGCGACTATGTGCGGACGCGCTGGTCGCCGCCGAGCGGCGGATCGAGACGCGGATCGCGGAAAAGCTCGACAATAACGCACGCGAACGGCTTGATGGGTTGCTGACTGAAGTGCTCGATGCCAATGTCAGCCGGTTCATCTGGCTTCGCCAGTTCGAGGTCGGCAACAATTCCGCAGCGGCGAACCGACTGCTCGACAGGCTGGAGTTGCTGCGTGGCCTGACTCTTGATCCGCAGCTTCTCGCCGGTATCCCGCCGCACCGTGTCGCACGCCTGCGTCGGCAGGGCGAGCGCTATTTTACCGATGGCTTGCGGGACATCAGCTCTGATCGGCGCTGGGCGATCCTTGCCGTCTGCGCCGTGGAATGGGAGGCGGCGATCGCCGATACGGTGGTCGAGACCCATGACCGGATCGTCGGAAAGACCTGGCGCGAGGCGAAACGGCTGCATGAAGAACGGATTGCCGATTCCAAGGCAACCGTCACCGATACGCTACACGCCTTCACCACACTCGGAACTTCCCTGCTCGAAGCCCGCAATGATGGTGTGCCGCTGGAAATGGCGGTCGCCAAATCGGCGGAATGGGGTCGGCTCGAACAACTGGTCGCGGCCGGTGCCCAGCTCAGCAATACGCTGGCGGACGATCCATTGGCTCATGTGGGACAAGGATATCATCGCTTCCGCCGCTACGCGCCGCGCATGTTGCGGTGCCTGAAGTTCAAGGCAGCATCGGTAGCCCAGCCCTTGATTACGGCGGCAAAAGCCATCGGCGAAATGCAAGCGTCACCATCGGCGACCGACAGCTTCTTGCGGCCAAATTCGAAATGGCACCGCCATTTGAGAGCACAAGACCAGGGCGACAATCGCCTTCGGGAGGTGGCGGTCCTGTTTCACCTGCGGGATGCCTTCCGATCCGGTGACATCTGGCTCGACCATTCGCGCCGCTATGGCGATCTCAAACAGGTGTTGGTGCCGATGATTGCGGCACAAGCTAATACAAGACTAGCAGTGCCCCTCGATCCGCAAGTATGGCTGACTGATCGAAAGGCTCGGCTCGCCGATGGCCTGAAGAGACTTGCACGAGCAGCGCGCGACGGAACCATCCCTCGTGGCAGTATCGAGGATGGAACGCTGCGGATCGACCGGCTGACGGCTGACGTTCCGGACAGTGCCGAGGAATTGATACTCGATCTCTATCACCGGATGCCGCCAGTTCGGATCACCGACATCTTGTTGGAGGTCGATGCTGCGCTCGGGTTCACCGAAGCCTTCACTCATCTGAGAACCGGGGTTCCATGCGGTGACCAGGTCGGCCTGCTCAATGTGCTGCTCGCAGAAGGGCTGAATCTGGGACTGCGGAAGATGGCGGAGGCCACGAATACGCATGATTACTGGCAGCTATCGCGCCTTGCCCGGTGGCACGTCGAAAGCGACGCAATGGACCAGGCGCTGGCGATCGTGGTGGCTGCGCAGGCAAAACTGCCAATGTCCCGGTTCTGGGGCTTGGGAACGACCGCATCGAGCGATGGCCAGTTCTTCCCTTCGGCCCGGCAGGGCGAGGCGATGAACATGGTCAACGCCAAGTATGGAAACGAACCCGGCCTCAAGGCTTACACTCACGTCAACGATCAGTTCGCGCCGTTCGCATCACAAACCATTCCGGCGACAGTCAGCGAGGCCCCATACATCCTTGACGGCCTGCTGATGAATGAGGCTGGTCGTCAGGTTGGAGAGCAATATGCCGATACGGCCGGCTTTACCGATCACTTGTTCGGGACCAGCAGCATGCTCGGATACCGCCTTGTCCTGCGCATCCGCGATTTGCCTTCGAAGCGCCTTTACGTGTTCAATCCCGCAGGGACACCCAAGGATTTGCGCAAACTGGTCGGCGGCAAGATCCGCGAGGAATTGATCATCGCGAACTGGCCCGACCTGTTCCGCTGCGCCGCGACCATGGCTTCCGGCAAGATCAAGCCGAGCCAGTTGCTCCGCAAGCTTGCCTCCTATCCACGCCAGAACGATCTGGCGGTTGCGCTGCGAGAGGTTGGCCGCGTGGAGCGGACACTCTTTATTATAGAGTGGATCCTCGACACGGACATGCAGCGGCGTGCCCAGATCGGCCTCAACAAGGGTGAAGCCCACCATGCTCTCAAGAATGCGCTGCGCATCGGTCGCCAGGGTGAAATCCGTGACCGAACCACCGAGGGCCAACATTACCGGATCGCCGGACTCAACCTGCTCACCGCAATCATCATCTACTGGAACACCCTCCATCTCGGCCATGCAATCGCAGAGCGCCGGAATGAAGGACTTGATGTGCCGCCCGAACTTCTGGCGCATATCTCTCCACTGGGTTGGGCACACATATTACTGACCGGCGAATATCTCTGGCCTAACGGAGAAACGGCTTAG
- a CDS encoding IS110 family transposase produces MDRYIGLDVSLKDTAISIREDGKRIWRGKCPSDPKLLAQMIRKHAPNAKRVVFETGPLSTWFYHALTAEGVPAICIEARHAQKVLNETLNKTDANNADGLAQLAEAGFYKAVRVKAFDSMLTRTLVTARNQLLSISTQLSNQIRGLMKTFGLIVPKGTGRVFDSNVREFLDGNDGLAWIILPLLEAWRDIRKRAADLDRQLLVAARKSQATKLLMTIPGIGAVTAVSYVAAIEDPDNFRTSRSVGAWLGLTTRRYQSGEVDYDGHISRRGDHRLRGLLYEAATVILTRTSARNESSLKSWGLKLRERLGFKRAAVAIARKLAVIMHSMLKTGEVFNALAGATA; encoded by the coding sequence ATGGACCGATATATAGGGCTCGACGTTTCGTTGAAAGATACCGCCATCTCGATCCGAGAAGACGGGAAGCGGATATGGCGCGGGAAGTGCCCTTCGGACCCAAAACTTTTGGCGCAGATGATCCGCAAGCACGCGCCAAACGCCAAGCGCGTCGTATTCGAGACGGGGCCGCTGTCGACGTGGTTCTATCATGCGCTGACGGCCGAAGGGGTTCCGGCAATCTGCATTGAAGCGCGGCACGCGCAAAAGGTCTTGAACGAGACGCTCAACAAGACCGATGCCAATAATGCGGATGGCTTGGCGCAACTGGCCGAAGCCGGCTTCTACAAGGCGGTCCGGGTAAAAGCGTTCGACAGCATGCTGACGCGCACGCTGGTGACGGCCCGCAATCAGCTTTTGAGCATCTCAACCCAGCTCAGCAACCAGATCCGCGGCCTGATGAAGACGTTCGGTCTGATCGTCCCCAAAGGAACAGGTCGGGTGTTTGATAGCAATGTAAGAGAGTTTTTGGATGGGAATGACGGCCTGGCATGGATCATATTGCCTCTGCTTGAGGCGTGGCGCGACATACGCAAGCGCGCGGCCGATCTTGATCGCCAGTTGCTCGTAGCGGCGCGGAAAAGCCAGGCGACGAAGCTGTTGATGACGATCCCGGGGATCGGCGCTGTCACCGCCGTCTCCTATGTCGCCGCGATTGAAGATCCAGACAACTTCCGAACGTCGCGCTCGGTTGGCGCCTGGCTCGGGCTGACAACGCGGCGCTACCAGTCAGGCGAAGTCGATTATGACGGCCACATCTCGCGAAGAGGTGACCACCGTCTGCGGGGACTGCTTTATGAAGCGGCGACTGTGATCCTTACGAGAACCAGTGCCAGGAACGAGAGCAGTCTCAAGAGCTGGGGGCTTAAACTGCGTGAGCGGTTGGGCTTCAAGCGCGCTGCGGTGGCGATCGCCCGTAAGCTTGCGGTCATCATGCACAGCATGCTCAAGACGGGAGAAGTGTTCAACGCATTGGCTGGCGCCACCGCATAA
- a CDS encoding glycosyltransferase family 2 protein, with protein MPSHPQATFLLAAFNAEDTIARAIDSALSQTGISVEVVVVDDCSADRTAEIVAAYSDPRVRLIRLEKNRGPGGARNAGLNAASGDWIVILDADDAVSPDRTERMIAHEGSAGTDRRR; from the coding sequence ATGCCCAGCCATCCGCAGGCAACATTCCTTCTGGCAGCCTTCAACGCAGAAGACACGATCGCACGCGCCATCGATAGCGCGTTGTCGCAGACCGGCATCAGCGTTGAGGTCGTGGTTGTCGACGATTGCTCAGCCGACCGCACGGCCGAAATTGTGGCGGCCTATTCCGATCCGCGTGTCCGGCTTATCCGTCTTGAAAAAAACCGTGGCCCCGGTGGCGCGCGCAATGCCGGTCTTAACGCCGCAAGCGGGGACTGGATCGTCATTCTCGACGCCGACGACGCCGTCTCCCCGGACCGCACGGAGCGGATGATAGCGCACGAAGGCAGCGCAGGCACAGATCGCCGTCGATAA